A single Fusarium oxysporum Fo47 chromosome IV, complete sequence DNA region contains:
- a CDS encoding general substrate transporter, whose product MALPKFLQPIGSKVPAHSDRVPLDIAQAEAPRFEKVIWYKEPHLRKLYFLIIFLLIASATTGYDGMMVNTSQQMDKWKEYFPEEKNESKLGILINMYNIGSIVSFFIVPYLADNWGRKPTIMLGCVIMITGSFVSAFCNGYGMYMGGRFVLGFGNSLAQMSSPMLLTEICHPQHRGPLTAVYNCLWNLGSLIVSVVGWGTASINGHWSWRSITFIQAVPSIIQLCGIWWVPESPRFLINKDKSEEALQVLAKHHAGGDVNNATVQFQYREIKETIQADKSVTSTRYIDFFKTSGNRWRLAIIISLGIISQYSGNALFSNYMDVIYEGAGIKEQNKKLALSAGKTILDLSISIGAAFTVDKVGRRPLFLTAISGMVFAFVLWTLTGGIYENSQYKTPATEEQPDGGVAYSNTGAGYAQIAFVWLFGIFYDIGFSGLLVAYALEVLPFHLRAKGMMIMNITVQAILAIGNQTNKLAWNNMPNHWNFMLFYTLWDFCELIFVWYFYVETKGPTLEEIARIFDGDDAVAHIDLAQVEKETNLTRHESNTFEDYPPPKSLA is encoded by the exons ATGGCTCTGCCAAAGTTCCTCCAGCCTATCGGCTCCAAGGTCCCAGCCCATAGCGATCGGGTACCTCTCGATATTGCACAAGCTGAGGCTCCCAGATTCGAGAAGGTGATCTGGTACAAGGAGCCTCACTTGCGTAAGCTCTACTTCCTCATTATCTTCCTGCTGATCGCCTCGGCCACCACTGGATACGATGGTATGATGGTCAACACCTCTCAGCAGATGGACAAGTGGAAGGAGTATTTCcctgaggagaagaacgaAAGCAAGCTCGGAATCCTTATCAACATGTACAATATTGGTTCTATTGtctccttcttcatcgtcccCTACCTCGCCGATAACTGGGGCCGAAAGCCCACTATCATGCTTGGCTGTGTTATCATGATCACTGGCTCTTTCGTCTCTGCATTCTGCAATGGCTACGGCA TGTACATGGGCGGCCGATTTGTTCTTGGTTTCGGTAACTCCCTGGCTCAAATGTCCTCGCCTATGCTTCTCACCGAGATCTGCCATCCCCAGCACCGTGGTCCTCTTACAGCTGTCTACAACTGTCTCTGGAACTTGGGTTCCCTGA TCGTTTCCGTTGTCGGCTGGGGCACTGCTTCCATCAATGGTCACTGGTCGTGGCGATCCATTACCTTCATCCAGGCTGTCCCCTCCATCATCCAGCTTTGTGGTATCTGGTGGGTCCCTGAGTCACCCCgtttcctcatcaacaaggacAAGTCAGAGGAGGCTCTCCAGGTTCTTGCCAAGCACCATGCTGGTGGTGACGTGAACAACGCCACAGTTCAGTTCCAGTACCGTGAAATCAAGGAGACTATCCAGGCCGACAAATCTGTCACATCTACCCGATACATCGATTTCTTCAAGACAAGCGGTAACCGGTGGCGTCTTGCTATCATCATCTCCCTCGGTATCATTTCTCAGTACTCTGGTAAcgctctcttctccaactaCATGGATGTCATTTACGAGGGTGCTGGGATCAAGgagcagaacaagaagcttgcc CTCTCTGCTGGAAAGACCATTCTCGATCTGTCCATCTCCATTGGTGCTGCCTTCACTGTCGACAAGGTCGGACGTCGTCCTCTTTTCCTCACTGCCATCTCCGGTATGGTCTTCGCTTTCGTCCTCTGGACCCTCACCGGTGGCATTTACGAGAACTCCCAATATAAGACCCCTGCCACCGAGGAGCAGCCCGATGGTGGTGTCGCTTACTCCAACACTGGTGCTGGCTATGCCCAGATTGCTTTCGTCTGGCTCTTCGGTATCTTCTACGACATCGGTTTCTCCGGTCTGCTCGTTGCCTACGCTCTTGAGGTTCTTCCCTTCCACCTCCGTGCCAAGGGTATGATGATCATGAACATCACTGTTCAGGCCATCCTTGCCATTGGAAA CCAAACCAACAAGCTTGCGTGGAATAACATGCCCAACCACTGGAACTTCATGCTTTTCTACACCCTCTGGGACTTCTGTGAACTCATCTTCGTCTGGTACTTCTACGTCGAGACCAAGGGACCCACTCTCGAGGAGATCGCCCGTATCTTCGATGGTGACGATGCTGTTGCTCACATCGATCTCGCCCaggtcgagaaggagacCAACCTCACCCGCCACGAGTCCAACACTTTCGAAGACTACCCGCCCCCCAAGTCGCTTGCTTGA
- a CDS encoding P-loop containing nucleoside triphosphate hydrolase protein, with product MSSRTTHSLSSTRMSHSSRRRGPRVKPDPEDNTSMPDSGTVNFGIRTAPPAPSSYGGSTSYIPPDQAFYHHRSDAPTPSERITEPEPLLRELRMRPNAAAESPTNVPTDGSFFQTSFQDIGKKLKACNDTLGELQQLGVDHDVPLPELVLVGDQSAGKSSLMSGLANLDLPRSEGTCTRCPLHIRVSRSHDPSCRVSLRKAYSYQPPPSGRISEGDVTDRDPFFPWRKLPSSATHEFKTMIDYSEIEDVLRWAQIAILNDDKSHELFVPGSGALAVNIPIDRAAEAVAAKFSPNIVALEIKGPELPDLSFYDMPGIFQNPADASDDYLVSVVRNLSKEYIQHPSAIIMCSMPMNSDAENSSTFGLIRRLGALNRTIGVLTKADLIPEGGNHEQWLAIMRGQAHIAGLGYFITSRPQGKDLDELKKWEELVFVDHSLERWPATFHGFSERCGVEKLKAFLSEKLGQEFAKSLPHIKQKLRQRLTDIVEQLEKLPELPDNVELEVQTSVMEFGELTRTQLKPSEFSKHFVPLPDNFRDCLLDMKPKFTLRDSSDIPVVDISDDESDAGSVAPAINPHTPSKRRTMAPPITPSKRVRMEQTPAGTPSRSLQPEDSRASVANSPAPRRQLFPAPFTPFSGVGRGFRTLRQVRDEIKSKTRAGVPDIITEEVYNDMCREAIEPWSGPMKAFLDHVMSLLDDMLDQALAKSFASLNKRLIFRECRKILTEYLNDRRRETAGALDLVYRLETYGLFTVNQEAFRRYQKDEQILLTRYRHQMRMQAAGYGDGRAPVPWESLTEEKRVLDEKRRENELTKLGPDSFERELEVVAYVRGYYRLAALRFADAVALHITNGMIPHIQRNLPFHLDRKLGIAGADAKSVYERLMEEDSDTAARRGTLRGEREKFVRALDSIEELERGAGSSTLSEEENDDDDMVDVPLMSGALPAEEI from the exons ATGTCTTCGCGCACCACCCACAGTCTCTCATCCACGAGAATGTCACACTCATCAAGACGCCGCGGGCCTCGTGTCAAACCAGACCCAGAGGATAATACTTCTATGCCAGATTCTGGGACTGTCAACTTCGGCATTCGCActgctcctcctgctccCTCTAGTTACGGCGGCAGTACCAGCTATATTCCGCCCGATCAGGCTTTCTATCATCATAGATCGGATGCCC CAACACCAAGTGAACGCATCACTGAACCTGAACCTCTTTTGAGGGAACTCAGGATGCGTCCCAACGCAGCAGCCGAGAGCCCAACTAATGTTCCCACGGATGGGAGCTTCTTTCAAACCTCCTTCCAGGACATCGGAAAGAAACTCAAGGCGTGCAATGACACTCTGGGtgagcttcagcagcttggtgttgaccaCGATGTTCCACTTCCCGAGCTTGTGCTTGTTGGCGATCAGTCTGCAGGAAAATCTAGCTTGATGTCAGGTCTCGCAAATCTCGACCTCCCGCGCAGTGAGGGCACATGTACACGATGCCCGCTCCATATCAGGGTATCACGAAGTCACGATCCCTCTTGCCGTGTATCGCTACGCAAAGCATACTCCTATCAACCCCCGCCTAGTGGCCGCATTTCGGAAGGGGATGTCACTGACAGAGATCCTTTCTTCCCCTGGCGCAAACTACCATCCAGTGCGACTCACGAGTTCAAGACGATGATCGACTACAGCGAGATTGAAGATGTTTTGAGATGGGCCCAAATCGCTATTCTCAATGACGACAAGAGTCACGAGCTATTTGTCCCTGGCTCAGGTGCCCTAGCTGTCAACATCCCCATCGACAGAGCCGCCGAAGCAGTTGCCGCGAAGTTTTCGCCGAATATCGTTGCACTTGAGATCAAAGGTCCAGAACTCCCTGACCTTTCTTTCTACGATATGCCTGGTATTTTCCAGAACCCTGCTGATGCAAGCGACGACTATCTTGTTAGTGTCGTGAGGAATCTGTCAAAGGAGTATATCCAGCACCCGTCTGCTATTATCATGTGCTCTATGCCAATGAACAGCGATGCGGAGAATTCTTCAACTTTTGGTCTTATACGTAGACTGGGCGCTCTTAACAGGACAATCGGCGTTTTGACCAAGGCTGATCTGATACCGGAGGGTGGAAACCACGAGCAATGGCTTGCTATCATGAGGGGACAAGCTCATATTGCCGGTCTGGGGTATTTCATTACTTCCCGGCCACAAGGCAAGGAccttgatgagctcaagaaaTGGGAAGAGCTAGTTTTCGTGGATCATTCTCTCGAGCGATGGCCTGCAACCTTTCATGGCTTTTCGGAGCGATGTGGTGTGGAAAAGTTGAAGGCTTTCCTGTCGGAAAAGCTTGGGCAAGAATTCGCGAAAAG TCTACCTCATATCAAGCAGAAGCTAAGACAGCGCCTCACTGACATCGTTGAGCAACTCGAAAAGCTACCAGAACTACCTGACAATGTTGAACTCGAGGTCCAGACCAGTGTCATGGAGTTTGGTGAACTGACCCGAACACAACTCAAGCCTTCTGAGTTCTCGAAGCATTTCGTTCCGCTCCCGGATAACTTTCGCGACTGTCTGCTAGACATGAAGCCCAAATTTACCCTCAGAGATAGCAGTGACATTCCTGTTGTTGATATCTCTGATGATGAGTCAGATGCAGGGTCCGTGGCGCCGGCCATCAACCCACATACACCTAGCAAACGACGGACGATGGCACCGCCTATAACGCCATCTAAACGAGTTCGCATGGAGCAAACCCCAGCAGGGACCCCCTCTCGATCGCTACAGCCTGAAGACAGTAGGGCCAGCGTGGCCAACTCCCCTGCGCCCCGTCGGCAACTCTTCCCAGCCCCATTTACTCCCTTTAGTGGAGTTGGGCGAGGTTTCAGGACTCTTCGACAAGTTCGTGATGAGATCAAGTCTAAGACCAGAGCTGGCGTACCTGACATCATTACGGAAGAAGTCTATAACGACATGTGTCGAGAAGCCATTGAACCATGGTCAGGACCCATGAAAGCATTTCTCGATCATGTTATGAGCCTGTTGGATGATATGCTTGATCAGGCACTGGCCAAGTCTTTTGCAAGCCTCAATAAGCGGTTGATCTTCCGGGAGTGCAGGAAAATTTTGACAGAGTATCTCAACGACCGTCGCCGAGAAACAGCGGGGGCACTTGATCTTGTGTACCGCCTCGAAACATACGGCCTGTTCACTGTCAATCAGGAGGCATTTCGTAGATATCAAAAGGATGAACAGATTCTCTTAACGCGTTATCGCCACCAAATGCGTATGCAGGCCGCAGGGTATGGGGATGGTCGAGCTCCTGTTCCGTGGGAAAGTCTAACAGAGGAGAAGCGGGTACTCGACGAAAAGCGACGTGAAAACGAGTTGACAAAACTTGGGCCGGACTCCTTCGAACGGGAGCTGGAAGTGGTGGCTTATGTTAGAGGCTACTACCGCCTTGCAGCGCTGAGGTTCGCGGATGCCGTGGCGTTGCACATTACAAATGGCATGATACCGCATATCCAGCGAAATTTGCCCTTCCATCTCGACCGAAAGTTAGGCATTGCTGGAGCCGATGCCAAGAGTGTTTACGAGAGACTCATGGAGGAAGATTCCGATACCGCAGCCAGGCGGGGAACACTCAGGGGAGAGCGCGAGAAGTTTGTGCGGGCTCTTGACAGCATCGAGGAACTGGAGCGTGGAGCTGGCAGTAGCACCCTTTCGGAGGAAGAaaatgatgacgatgacatGGTCGATGTCCCCCTCATGAGCGGCGCACTTCCCGCCGAGGAGATCTGA
- a CDS encoding late endosomal/lysosomal adaptor and MAPK and MTOR activator-domain-containing protein has protein sequence MGACASCLGRGNGNNYDEEEENRLLYDDANGMQYGSFGDQAINGENDTLEAQRENEALQRVIAKTSDNMVDIFDIAPQENTNRGATTPFAYAGQGARLARYQHLVSKLSNQGDNNPASGVKVDWLPEDETIEMQKNGPASIKTLESDEGPLVGTFADAAAAMQ, from the exons ATGGGAGCTTGCGCATCATGTTTGGGAAGGGGCAATGGTAATAACTACGATGAG GAGGAAGAGAACCGCCTTCTTTACGATGATGCCAATGGTATGCAATACGGTAGCTTCGGAGACCAAGCTATAAACGGCGAGAACGATACGCTCGAAGCTCAGCGAGAGAACGAGGCCCTTCAACGAGTAATAGCCAAGACATCAGA CAATATGGTGGACATCTTTGATATCGCTCCGCAAGAGAACACAAATCGTGGAGCAACGACACCTTTCGCCTACGCTGGTCAAGGTGCACGCCTTGCACGATACCAACATCTCGTATCAAAACTTAGCAACCAGGGTGACAATAACCCTGCGAGCGGTGTCAAAGTCGACTGGCTTCCAGAAGACGAGACCATAGAGATGCAAAAGAATGGTCCAGCTAGCATCAAGACTCTCGAGAGCGATGAGGGACCTCTTGTGGGGACCTTTGCAGATGCTGCGGCGGCAATGCAGTAA